GGGTCGGCAGGTGCGCGTTCACGATGCCGCCATCGACAGTGAGCGTTTCGCCGATCGTGTAGTCTCCCGCGCGACTGGCGAGATAGACCGCCGTTCCGCCCATATCCCACTTGTCGCCCACGCGCTTGCTGGGAATGCCCTTGGCGCTTTCCGCTTCCATGTCGCGCGCCACGCGGTTCATGTTCGACGGGAACGCCCCCGGTGCGAGGCTCGTCACGTAGATATGATCCTTCACTAGCCGCGCGGCCATGCGACGGGTCAAGTGGATCAGCGCCGCCTTGCTCGCCTGGTAGCTATAGGTCTCCCACGGATTGACGCGCTGCCCATCGACCGAGGTGATGTTGATCACCTTGGCAGGACGATCGGCGCTGGCCGCAGCCTTGAGCAGACCGTGCAGCTTTTGCGTGAGGAAGAACGGCGTCTTGACGTTCAGGTCCATCACTTTGTCCCAGCCAGCCTCGGGGAACTCGTCGAATTCCGCGCCCCACGCCGCACCGGCGTTGTTGACGAGGATGTCCAGCTTCGTCTCGCGGCTGGAAATTTCCGCCACCAGCTCGTCGATCCCTTCCATGGTCGAGATATCGCCCTGGATCGGGATGACCTTTTCGCCCAGTTCAGCGGCAGCCTCGTGCAATTCGCCGCCCTTACGCGCGGTGATATAGACCTTGGCACATCCGGCAGCGAGGAAGCCTTCGACGATCATCCGTCCGATACCCCGGCTACCACCGGTGACGAGCGCGATCCGGCCATCGAGGCCGAACATTTCCTGCAGGTTCATCCAATCTCTCCCGTTCGGCTCAGTAGCCGCTCATCTCTGCCACACGGCCCGCGTGGTAATAGACATCGCCCATGAACTCGGCGAGCGCGCGGTCGCGCTTCATATAAAGCCCGATGTCGTACTCGTCGGTCATACCGATGCCGCCGTGCATCTGCACGCCTTCCTTTACCGCGAGGCCCGCCGCCTTGCCGACCTTGGCCTTCGCGACCGAGGCCATCAGCGAGGCGTTCTCGGCCCCGGCATCGAGCAGTTGCTGCGCCTTGATGACCACGGCACGGGCGATCTCGACCTCCGAATAGAGGTGCGCCGCACGGTGCTGCAGCGCCTGGAATTCACCGATCAGACGCCCAAACTGCTTGCGCTGCTTGAGGTAGTCGATGGTCATGTCCATCGATCCACGCGCCACGCCGACGCCTTCGGCCGCCGCGCCGACGCGCCCGGCATCGAGCACGCGATTGAGTACGTCGCGACCACCGTCGACTTCGCCGATCACGGCATCGCCATCGAGCTCGACAGCGTCGAAGGTCACATGGCTTGCCATCGAGCTGTCCACCAGCCGCACCGAGTTATGGCCCACGCCGGCGGCATCCTTGGGCACCGCGAACAGGGTCACGCCCTCAGCATCGTCGTCAGACCCGGCGGTACGCGCAGCGACGACGATCATGTCCGCGCTCGCGCCCTGGACCACGAAGTCCTTCTTGCCGGTCAGCTTGAACCCGTTGCCCGACTTCTCAGCCTTGCAGGCGATCCGGTCGGGATTGTGCTTGGGGCCTTCGTCAATCGCCACGGCGAACACGCTGTCGCCCGCCAGCAGGCCCGGCAGGTAGCGGCCCTTGAGGTCGTCGCTGCCCAGGCCCAACGCGGTCGCAGCCATCACCGAGCTAGTAAGGAACGGCGAAGGGGTCAGGTTGCGTCCGATTTCCTCGAGCACGATCCCGGCTTCGACATTACCCATGCCCATGCCGCCATCGGCTTCGGGAACGAGTATCCCGGTGAAGCCCATTTCGGCCATCTGCTTCCACAGGGCATGGCCGAAACCATCCTTGCAGCCCTTATCGCGCCAGTGGCGCAGCTGCTTGGCGATCGCGCCTTCCTCGCCCATGAACTGGGCAGCGGTGTCGGCCAGCATCGTCTGGTCGTCGTCGTAATAAAGAGGCATCGATCAGGCTCCCGGCAGTTCGAGGATACGTTTGGCGACGACGTTGAGCATGACCTCGCTGGTCCCGCCCTCGATCGAGTTGGCCTTGGTCCGCAGCCAGCTGCGGGCCTTCGAGCCGCCGTTCGATTCCTCGCTGTCCCATTCAAGCGCGGCCGAACCGCCCGCCGCCATGATCAGCTCGTTGCGACGCTTATTGAGCTCGGTCCCGGCGTATTTCATCATGTTCGGCTGGGCGGGGTGCGCCTTGCCGACCTTGATCTCGTCGAGGAACTTCTCGCCCATCGCCGAATAGGCCAGCGCGTCGACGTCGAACATCGCCAACTCTGCACGCAGCACCGGATCGAGAACGCCTCCGGCCGCACGAGTAAGCATCGCGCCGATCCCGGCCCCGCGCTCGGTATCGCCAGCGCCAGAGATCATCTCGCGCTCGTGGCCAAGCAGGTACTTGGCTACGTCCCACCCGCGATTCACTTCGCCTACCTGCGCGGGGATGCCGTCGGCGTATTCCTTGGGCACCTTCACGTCGTCGAAGAAGGTCTCGCAGAACGGGCTGTTGCCGCTGATCAGCAGGATCGGCTTGGTCGAAACGCCTGGCGAGGTCATATCGAACAGCATGAAGGTGATGCCGCGATACTTGTCGTTCTTGTCGGTGCGGACGAGGCAGAAGATCCAGTCCGCCTTGTCGGCGTAGCTGGTCCAGATCTTCTGGCCATTGACGACCCAGTGATCGCCCTTGTCTTCGCCGAACGTCTGCAACGACACCAGGTCCGACCCGCTGCCCGGCTCCGAATAGCCCTGGCACCAGCGGATTTCGCCGCGGGCGATTTCATTGAGGAAACGCTGCTTCTGCACCTCGGTGCCGAAATGAAGCAGCGCCGGGCCAAGCATCCAGATACCAAAGCTCTGAAGCGGGGCGCGCGCGTGGATCCGCGCCATTTCCTCGCGCAAGACCTTCGCTTCTGCCGGGGAGAGCCCTGCGCCGCCATATTCCTTGGGCCACGCCGGGACGGTGTAGCCCTTGTCGCGGCACACTTCGAACCATGCTTTCTGCGCATCGTTCTTGAAAGTGGCATTGCGCCCGCCCCAATAGATATCGGCGTCTTCGCGCACGGGCTCGCGCATTTCGGCGGGGCAGTTCGCTTCCAGCCACGCGCGGGTTTCTGACCGGAACTGGTCGAGATCGGACATCGCTCTCTCCTTCTCTTTCGGCGCGACCGTAGGAGCGATTCCCGCCCCATCGCAAGGCCTGAATTGATGCCATACCGCTGCTACCGCCTTGCCGTAGCGTCAAGCGATCGAGCGTTGACGAAACGCGGCAGTCCAGTAACGTACCCGGTATACGAAAGGCCCGTGCACAGAGGCCGCAGGAGAGCGATGCAAGCCCCCGATTCCCCCCGCAGCTCGGTCGGCGCGCGAGTCGCCAACTGATGATTCCCGCATCGGAAAAGCTGCCGACCCGGATCGTGGTCGCCAACGGCTTCGGGTCGATCGCTTACGGGGTCAAGGACAACGGCTTTTCGACATTCCTGCTGATCTTCTACAGCCAGGTCGTGGGGCTCGATGCCAAGCTCGTCAGCCTTGCGCTGATGTTCGCCCTCATGGCCGACGCCTTCGTCGATCCTCTGATCGGCCACCTGTCCGACCGGACATACACCCGCTGGGGTCGCCGGCACCCGTGGCTCTATATCGCGCCTTGGCCGCTCGCGGTCGCGTGGATGATGCTGTGGTCCCCGCCCGAGGACCATACCCATATCTTCCTCTACCTCGTGGTGGTCGCGATCCTCGTACGGACGCTGGTTTCGGCTTGTGAGGTGCCTTCGCAGTCGCTCGTGGCAGAGCTCACCACCGACTACGAGGAGCGCACCCGGCTGACGCGCTTTCGATACCTGTTCGGGTGGGCCGGAGGATTGCTCGCTTTCTTCCTCGCCAACGCGGTGTTCCTGCGTTCCGACGCGACCCACAAGTTCGGCCAGCTCAATCCCGATGGCTATTGGAAATATGGCCTCGCCGGTGCGATCATCATGCTCAGCGCGGTGCTGATCTCGGCGATCGGTCTCCACCGCCGGGTTGCGCACTTGCCGGCAACGCGGCCCGAGCCAAGCTCGCCGCTCCATGCCTTGAAGGAAATTGGCCAGTCGCTGCGTCATCCCGCGGCAGTCATCCTGCTTTCCGCCGCGCTGATCGCGATTTCAAGCACGCAGATGACCTTCACCATCGCCAACTTCCTGTACCTCTATGTGTGGCAGTTCAGCGAGTTCTTCTTCGCGCTGCTGCCGTTCCTGCTGATGGCTTCGGTGTTCCTCGCGTTCACAGTGGTCCAGCCGCTCCATCGCCGGATCGGCAAGCGCGCCACTGCGGTTGCATGCGGGTTCGTGACGACCGGCTTCTGGATTACGCCCTATGCCTTGCGTCTCGGCGGGATCTGGCCGGTCGAGGGCACGACCTTTTCCAGCATCCTGTTGATGAGCTTCATGTTCGTTTCGAACGCCGCCGCGGTCTCCGGCATGGTTTCCGCACAATCGATGCTCGCAGATGTCGTCGAGGCTTCGCAGCAGGAAACCGGGCGCCGCACCGAAGGGGTGTTCGCATCCGGCTGGATGTTCGTCCAGAAATGCGGGACAGCTGTCGGCATCGGCATCACCGGCGTGCTGCTCGATTATGCCGGGCTGCGCAGCCATGCGATCCCCGGCCAGGTCGATCCGCTGGTGATCGACAAACTGACGATCGCCTACGCGGGGATCGTGGTTGTCGCGGCAGCGGCCTCGACCTACACCTTCAGCCGGTTCCCGATCTCGCGCGCCGACCACGAAGCACGGCTGAGTGCGCTGGCGGCCGCCGCAACTATCGATCACGACGCGGATGGAGCTCATCCGTAGAAATTGACGAACGGCCTTGGCGGGCGAATGCGACTCTGCCACGGTCCTGAATTGAAACCGACTCGCGAATGGCCTGTTTCGAGGGCGAGTCACCAAAAGAGGAATAGCGGACATGGATTTCGACCCCACCGAACGGCAGACCCACTGGCGCGACCGCGTGCGCAACTTCATCGAAAACCATGTCCGTCCGCGCGTCGGCGACTACGTCGCACAGGACAAGGAAGGCGAGCGCTGGAAAGTGATCCCGGTGATCGAAGAGGAAAAAGCCCGGGCCAAGGCGCAAGGGATCTGGAACCTGTTCATGCCGCCTCAGTCCGGTCGCGCACACGTCGACGACACGTTCGAATTTGAAGGGCCTGGCCTGACAAACCTCGAATACGCGTTGTGCGCGGAAGAAATGGGCCGCATCGGTTGGGCCAGCGAAGTATTCAACTGCTCCGCCCCCGACACCGGCAACATGGAAGTGTTCCACCGCTACGGAACCCGCGAGCAGAAGGAACAGTGGCTCAGGCCGCTGATGAACGGCGAGATCCGCTCCGCCTTCCTGATGACCGAGCCGCAGGTCGCCAGTTCGGATGCGACCAACATCGAATGCTCGATCAAACGCGACGGCGACGAATACGTCATCAACGGGCGCAAGTGGTGGTCGTCGGGCGCGGGCGATCCGCGCTGCTCGGTCGCAATCGTGATGGGCAAGACCGATTTCGAGGCCAAGCGCCACCAGCAGCAATCGATGATTGTGATGCCAATGGACGCGGAAGGCGTCGAGATCCTCCGCTACCTGCCGGTGTTCGGCTATGACGACGCGCCGCACGGTCACATGGAAATCAAGCTCAACAACGTGCGCGTTCCCGCCAGCAACATGCTGCTTGGCGAAGGGCGCGGGTTCGAAATCGCGCAGGGCCGCCTCGGGCCGGGCCGCATTCACCACTGCATGCGCACGATCGGGGTTGCCGAGGAAGCGCTTGAGAAGATGTGCAAGCGGCTCCAATCGCGCGTCGCATTCGGCAAGCCGATCTTCCAGCATTCGATCTGGGAACAGCGCGTGGCGCAGGCACGGATCAATATCGACATGACACGCCTGTTGTGCCTCAAGGCAGCCGACATGATGGACAAGGTCGGCAACAAGGCCGCCGCGCAGGAAATCGCCATGATCAAGGTCCAGGCGCCGAACATGGCGCTACGGATCATCGACGATGCGATCCAGGCTCACGGCGGCGGCGGCGTGTCGGACGACTATGGTCTGGCCAGCGCCTACGCCCACCAGCGCACGCTGCGCCTGGCGGACGGACCGGACGAAGTCCACGCCCGCGCGATCGCCCGGATGGAATTCGCCCGCCACGCACCGTCGCCTGACGAGGAATCGTTCAGCTCGGGCGACATGGGGGCCACCCGATGAAGGCTGCCGTCCTTATCGAGCCGAACAAGCCGCTGGAGATCGAGGAACTCTCGATCTCCAAGCCGGGCCCGCATGAAGTGCTGATCCGGACTGCGGCTTGCGGGCTTTGCCATTCGGATCTCCACTTCATCGAAGGAACCTATCCGCACGCCCTGCCCGCTGTGCCCGGACACGAAGCTGCGGGGATCGTCGAAGCGGTCGGCAGCGAGGTTCGCACCGTCAAGCCGGGCGATCACGTCGTTTCGTGCCTCAGCGCGTTCTGCGGTCACTGCGAGTTCTGCGTGACTGGCCGAATGGCGCTGTGCCTCGGGGGTGAGACCCGCCGAACCGCAGACCAGGCCCCGCGCATCACCCGGCCTGACGGCAGTACGGTCAACCAGATGCTCAACCTCTCGGCCTTTGCCGAACAGATGCTGATCCACGAGCACGCCTGCGTGCGGATCAATCCCGAAATGCCGCTCGACCGGGCGGCAGTGATCGGATGCGCGGTCACCACCGGTGCCGGTGCGGTGTTCAACGCCTGCAAGCTGGTGCCGGGTGAGACCGTTGCAGTGGTCGGTTGCGGCGGCGTAGGACTTGCGGCCATCAACGCCGCCAAGATTGCCGGCGCGGGCCGCGTGATTGCCTGCGACCCGGTGCCCGAGAAGCGCGAGCTGGCCAAGGCCTTAGGTGCTACCGATGCTGTCGATGCGCTGGCCGAAGACGCCGCCCAGCAGGTCATCGCCATGACCGGCGGCGGGGTCGACCACGCGATCGAGGCGGTCGGACGGCAGGCATCGGCCGACCTGGCCGTAAAAGTACTGCGGCGCGGCGGAACAGCCACGATCCTCGGGATGATGCCGCTCGACTGCAAGGTCGGGCTTGGCGCGCTGGACCTGCTCGGCGGCAAGAAGCTGCAGGGCGCGATCATGGGGATGAACCGCTTTCCAGTCGACCTGCCGCGCCTGGTCGATTTCTACATGCGCGGCTTGCTCGATCTCGACACGATCATTGCCGAAAGGATCCCGCTGTCCGGCGTCAACGACGGATTCGAGAAGATGAAAAAGGGCGACAGCGCGCGCAGCGTGATCGTGTTCGATCAATGAGCGTGCCCAGCCCCGAAATCGCCGACGCGACGAAGGCGTTCTCGGGCACGGTCGAACCGTCCGAGGCCGATCATCTCGACGAAGCCAGGCTCACCGCGTGGATGGAAGCCAACGTCGAAGGGTTCGAAGGACCGCTGACGCAGGCCAAGTTCAAAGGCGGACAGTCGAACCCGACCTACAAGATATCGACCCCGAACAAGAACTATGTCCTGCGCCGCAAGCCATTCGGCAAACTGCTACCCAGCGCGCACGCGGTGGACCGCGAGTTCCGTGTCCAGTCCGGCTTGCACAAGGTCGGCTTCCCGGTCGCGCGGCAGTTCGGCCTGTGCACCGACGACGATGTGGTCGGTTCGTGGTTCTACGTGATGGACATGGTCGACGGCCGCACGATCTGGGATGGTGCCATGCCCGGTGCCACTGCCAACGAACGCCGTGCAGTCTACGATGCGATGGTCGATACCCTCGCCGCGCTCCACAACGTCGATATCGAGGAAGCGGGGCTCGAAACGTTCGGCAAGCCGGGCAACTACTTCGGCCGCCAGGTCGATCGCTGGACCAAGCAGTATCGCCTGTCGGAAACCGACACGCTGCCGTCGATGGAGAAGCTGATCGAGTATCTCCCGGCGACCCTTCCCGAGCAAACCCGGACGAGCGTGGTCCACGGCGATTACCGCATCGACAACATGATCTTCGCGAAGGATCGCCCCGAGGTACTCGCTGTGCTCGATTGGGAGCTGTCGACGCTCGGCGATCCAATGTCGGATTTCACCTACTTGTGCATGATGTACGTCACCGAGAACGGCGGCCGGTCAGGCGTGATGGACCTCGACCGCACGGCATTGGGCATTCCCGAACTCGACGAAGTCGTCGAACGCTATTGCAATGCCACTGGCCGCACCGAAGTGCCCGACATGAACTGGTTCTTCGCCTACAACTTCTTCCGCCTTGCGGGCATCCTCCAGGGGATCAAGAAGCGGGTGATCGATGGCACCGCCAGTTCGGCTCATGCCAAGGCGCAATCGGACCGGGTTGCTCCTCTGGCCGACAAGGCATGGGAATTCGCGGTGAAAGCAGGCGCCAGCTAGGCGCGCGTCAGAACCGGGTATTCCAGCGCAGCGCCACGCCCTTGTCGTCGGGCAATGATGCGATGTGCCCCGGATCCTTGCGGTAGAACAGGCTGGCCGAAGCGCTGCCGCCCCACAGCGGGCCGCTCCACGCCAGTTCACCGTCCATCTCGCGTCCGTGCGGGGTGAGCGGCAGTGTGCGAATGCCGTAGGTCGTTCCCAGCGTCGCATAGTCGTAGGAAATCGGCAGATCGAGCGCGAGCCCGCCGCTTTCGACCCGTAACGGCTGCGAAACCCGCAAGCCAAGCCTGTCGGCATGTGCGAAAATCCCGATCCGCTGCACGTCGAGCGACCACGCACGGCTTGTCAGGTTGGAACCTGAAGTTATGAACCCGGCATGGTCGGCGCGGGTCCATCCCTGGCGAAACGCACCGCCCAGTCGCCAGCCCTCGGCAAACCGCCACCCGGCAGTGGCATCGACGAACAGCGTATTCGCCCCGCCCCCACCGAGCGAATTGGCGAAATATCCGCCGAGCACGGTGCGATCTTCCTGCAACCACGTCGCTCCCAGCGAAGTATCGACCGGACCGAAGCGCCGGTCGGCAGTGAGCGCGAAGTTGCGGGTGCCGTATCGTGCACGCCAGCGATCGAGCACGCCGTTGGCCTCGCGAACCGTGCCGAGCCACGCCTGTCCGCTTTGCCCGCTGAAGGTCAGGCCCCAGCGCCCCAACCGCTGTCGAAACGCGAATGAGGCATCGGCGCTCTCTGAGAAACCCGTGTCGCCATTGGCGTCGCGTGCGATCAGGAATGCTGGCCGCTCCTGCCCTTGAACCTGTGCGACAAGCCCATTGGCGCTCTCGCGAATGGCAAATCCCATCGTCGTGGTCGGCGCAAGCTTGAGCGCGACCTGAGCAGCCAGCACCCGCGACTGTTCGGCATCCTCCTGCGTCAGGCGAAGCGGTGCGGACCAGCCGGGCGTGCCCTGCGCGCCACCAGCCACCGTGAAAGCCAGCGACACATTCTTGCCGCTCGCACCAAGCTGCCTTGTCCCGGCGTCGACCGCGCCAAGCAGGCGCGGCATGACGGCCGCTGTGCGCATCGTCGGCCCCAGGTTCACGTTGTAGGCCCGCCGGTAACCGTCGAGGACCACTGCATCGAGCGTGATCTGAGTCATCGAATCGCCCATCGCCGAGGAAGCGACGGCCGCGCTGTCGGCCAGCGGGACCAGAGTCGAGCTGCCCGCCATAGTCGTCGTGCCCTGCGGTGCAAACGCGGCAGCAATGTCGAGAATTCCGTGACCGTAAGTGGAATCGACGCCTGTCACCCCTGCGTCGGTTGCCGAATCAAGCAGTATCTTGACCATTTCAGCACCGGTGAGGTTGGGAAAAGCCTGCTTGAGCAGTGCGACCGCCCCCGCCACTTGCGGCGCGGAAAAGCTCGTGCCCGACAGGACCGTGACGTAATCGCCATCGGCCTTGTGGGTGATCAGCATCGTGCCGTTCTGGTATTCGCAGCACACTCCCTCGCCGAGCGCGGTGAGGTAATAGGCCGCGTCGCTGCCCGCACGGTTGCTGAAGCTCGAGATCACGCCTTTGTCGTTGACCGACCCGACAATGATGACATTGGCGCCACCGGCAGCCCTGACCTGGCTGGCAAAAGGATCGGGGTTGTTGGGGTCGATCTTGGGATCGCTTCCATCCCCCCCATTGCCAGCTGCGACCACGACCACCACGCCCGCTGCGGCGGCATTGGCGATCGCCTGTTGCATCGTTGCCGTGATGCCGTCCGC
Above is a window of Tsuneonella mangrovi DNA encoding:
- a CDS encoding SDR family NAD(P)-dependent oxidoreductase is translated as MNLQEMFGLDGRIALVTGGSRGIGRMIVEGFLAAGCAKVYITARKGGELHEAAAELGEKVIPIQGDISTMEGIDELVAEISSRETKLDILVNNAGAAWGAEFDEFPEAGWDKVMDLNVKTPFFLTQKLHGLLKAAASADRPAKVINITSVDGQRVNPWETYSYQASKAALIHLTRRMAARLVKDHIYVTSLAPGAFPSNMNRVARDMEAESAKGIPSKRVGDKWDMGGTAVYLASRAGDYTIGETLTVDGGIVNAHLPTHFADPAAGR
- a CDS encoding acyl-CoA dehydrogenase family protein; protein product: MPLYYDDDQTMLADTAAQFMGEEGAIAKQLRHWRDKGCKDGFGHALWKQMAEMGFTGILVPEADGGMGMGNVEAGIVLEEIGRNLTPSPFLTSSVMAATALGLGSDDLKGRYLPGLLAGDSVFAVAIDEGPKHNPDRIACKAEKSGNGFKLTGKKDFVVQGASADMIVVAARTAGSDDDAEGVTLFAVPKDAAGVGHNSVRLVDSSMASHVTFDAVELDGDAVIGEVDGGRDVLNRVLDAGRVGAAAEGVGVARGSMDMTIDYLKQRKQFGRLIGEFQALQHRAAHLYSEVEIARAVVIKAQQLLDAGAENASLMASVAKAKVGKAAGLAVKEGVQMHGGIGMTDEYDIGLYMKRDRALAEFMGDVYYHAGRVAEMSGY
- a CDS encoding acyl-CoA dehydrogenase family protein, which produces MSDLDQFRSETRAWLEANCPAEMREPVREDADIYWGGRNATFKNDAQKAWFEVCRDKGYTVPAWPKEYGGAGLSPAEAKVLREEMARIHARAPLQSFGIWMLGPALLHFGTEVQKQRFLNEIARGEIRWCQGYSEPGSGSDLVSLQTFGEDKGDHWVVNGQKIWTSYADKADWIFCLVRTDKNDKYRGITFMLFDMTSPGVSTKPILLISGNSPFCETFFDDVKVPKEYADGIPAQVGEVNRGWDVAKYLLGHEREMISGAGDTERGAGIGAMLTRAAGGVLDPVLRAELAMFDVDALAYSAMGEKFLDEIKVGKAHPAQPNMMKYAGTELNKRRNELIMAAGGSAALEWDSEESNGGSKARSWLRTKANSIEGGTSEVMLNVVAKRILELPGA
- a CDS encoding MFS transporter; this translates as MIPASEKLPTRIVVANGFGSIAYGVKDNGFSTFLLIFYSQVVGLDAKLVSLALMFALMADAFVDPLIGHLSDRTYTRWGRRHPWLYIAPWPLAVAWMMLWSPPEDHTHIFLYLVVVAILVRTLVSACEVPSQSLVAELTTDYEERTRLTRFRYLFGWAGGLLAFFLANAVFLRSDATHKFGQLNPDGYWKYGLAGAIIMLSAVLISAIGLHRRVAHLPATRPEPSSPLHALKEIGQSLRHPAAVILLSAALIAISSTQMTFTIANFLYLYVWQFSEFFFALLPFLLMASVFLAFTVVQPLHRRIGKRATAVACGFVTTGFWITPYALRLGGIWPVEGTTFSSILLMSFMFVSNAAAVSGMVSAQSMLADVVEASQQETGRRTEGVFASGWMFVQKCGTAVGIGITGVLLDYAGLRSHAIPGQVDPLVIDKLTIAYAGIVVVAAAASTYTFSRFPISRADHEARLSALAAAATIDHDADGAHP
- a CDS encoding acyl-CoA dehydrogenase family protein, whose product is MDFDPTERQTHWRDRVRNFIENHVRPRVGDYVAQDKEGERWKVIPVIEEEKARAKAQGIWNLFMPPQSGRAHVDDTFEFEGPGLTNLEYALCAEEMGRIGWASEVFNCSAPDTGNMEVFHRYGTREQKEQWLRPLMNGEIRSAFLMTEPQVASSDATNIECSIKRDGDEYVINGRKWWSSGAGDPRCSVAIVMGKTDFEAKRHQQQSMIVMPMDAEGVEILRYLPVFGYDDAPHGHMEIKLNNVRVPASNMLLGEGRGFEIAQGRLGPGRIHHCMRTIGVAEEALEKMCKRLQSRVAFGKPIFQHSIWEQRVAQARINIDMTRLLCLKAADMMDKVGNKAAAQEIAMIKVQAPNMALRIIDDAIQAHGGGGVSDDYGLASAYAHQRTLRLADGPDEVHARAIARMEFARHAPSPDEESFSSGDMGATR
- a CDS encoding Zn-dependent alcohol dehydrogenase; translation: MKAAVLIEPNKPLEIEELSISKPGPHEVLIRTAACGLCHSDLHFIEGTYPHALPAVPGHEAAGIVEAVGSEVRTVKPGDHVVSCLSAFCGHCEFCVTGRMALCLGGETRRTADQAPRITRPDGSTVNQMLNLSAFAEQMLIHEHACVRINPEMPLDRAAVIGCAVTTGAGAVFNACKLVPGETVAVVGCGGVGLAAINAAKIAGAGRVIACDPVPEKRELAKALGATDAVDALAEDAAQQVIAMTGGGVDHAIEAVGRQASADLAVKVLRRGGTATILGMMPLDCKVGLGALDLLGGKKLQGAIMGMNRFPVDLPRLVDFYMRGLLDLDTIIAERIPLSGVNDGFEKMKKGDSARSVIVFDQ
- a CDS encoding phosphotransferase family protein; translated protein: MSVPSPEIADATKAFSGTVEPSEADHLDEARLTAWMEANVEGFEGPLTQAKFKGGQSNPTYKISTPNKNYVLRRKPFGKLLPSAHAVDREFRVQSGLHKVGFPVARQFGLCTDDDVVGSWFYVMDMVDGRTIWDGAMPGATANERRAVYDAMVDTLAALHNVDIEEAGLETFGKPGNYFGRQVDRWTKQYRLSETDTLPSMEKLIEYLPATLPEQTRTSVVHGDYRIDNMIFAKDRPEVLAVLDWELSTLGDPMSDFTYLCMMYVTENGGRSGVMDLDRTALGIPELDEVVERYCNATGRTEVPDMNWFFAYNFFRLAGILQGIKKRVIDGTASSAHAKAQSDRVAPLADKAWEFAVKAGAS
- a CDS encoding S8 family peptidase gives rise to the protein MALFVVVLSGCGGSGGSVASTPPPTTTTPSTPTPTPSTTNFNTTEYQQSTGPAFHNAITAWQQGATGQGIKIGIVDTGIDTTTSEFTGRIDPKSVDVAGTRSIDDQDGHGTQVALVAAAARNNSGVMGIAFDATIVALRADQPGSCATFDPNNPDSGCLFDDTDIAKGVNHAVAAGATVINLSLGGADGITATMQQAIANAAAAGVVVVVAAGNGGDGSDPKIDPNNPDPFASQVRAAGGANVIIVGSVNDKGVISSFSNRAGSDAAYYLTALGEGVCCEYQNGTMLITHKADGDYVTVLSGTSFSAPQVAGAVALLKQAFPNLTGAEMVKILLDSATDAGVTGVDSTYGHGILDIAAAFAPQGTTTMAGSSTLVPLADSAAVASSAMGDSMTQITLDAVVLDGYRRAYNVNLGPTMRTAAVMPRLLGAVDAGTRQLGASGKNVSLAFTVAGGAQGTPGWSAPLRLTQEDAEQSRVLAAQVALKLAPTTTMGFAIRESANGLVAQVQGQERPAFLIARDANGDTGFSESADASFAFRQRLGRWGLTFSGQSGQAWLGTVREANGVLDRWRARYGTRNFALTADRRFGPVDTSLGATWLQEDRTVLGGYFANSLGGGGANTLFVDATAGWRFAEGWRLGGAFRQGWTRADHAGFITSGSNLTSRAWSLDVQRIGIFAHADRLGLRVSQPLRVESGGLALDLPISYDYATLGTTYGIRTLPLTPHGREMDGELAWSGPLWGGSASASLFYRKDPGHIASLPDDKGVALRWNTRF